The Geothrix oryzae DNA window AGCGTGAGCAGTTCCTTCTTGGAGAGCAGGGCCGTGCGGGCGGGATCCGCCAGGGTGGCTTCGATCTCGCGAAACTTCTCGAGGCTCTTCTTGATGGTGGAGAAGTTGGTCAGCATGCCGCCCAGCCAGCGGTTGTTGACATAGAAGGCGCCGCAGCGGGCGGCCTGCTCGGCGATGAGCTCCTGGGCCTGGGGCTTGGTGGCCACGAAGAGGAAGTTCTTCCCCTCGCCGGCGGCCTTGGTGAGGAAGTTCGCGGCGGTGTTCCAGAGGCGCAGGGTCTTCTGGAGGTCGATGATGTAGATGCTGTTGCGCGCCCCGAAGATGAACTTCTTCATCTTGGGATTCCAACGCTTGGTCTGGTGTCCGAAATGGGCACCGGCTTCAAGAAGTTCCTTCATCTGGATGGCAGCCATGCTGGCCTCCCTGGTCAAGCGGCGAAGGACGCCGCGGGTGGGATGAAAGGCTCGGGGGTTGATCCCCTTCGCCCGAATCGTCCGCTCCAGAAGGTGTCCGGCGCGGACCGGGAAAACAGAAGGGGGAGCCGGTTGGCCCCCCCTTCCAGAAACGGACTAGCGCTTGCTGAACTGGAAGCGGCGACGGGCGGCGGCGCGACCGGGCTTCTTGCGTTCCTTCATGCGGGGGTCGCGGGTCAGGAGACCGGCGCCGCGCAGGAGGGACTTCAGCTGCTCGTTGTAGCCCAGCAGGGCGCGGGAGATGCCCATGCGGATGGCCGAAGCCTGGCCGGCGGGGCCGCCGCCGGTGACGCTGATGATCATGTCGAACTTGCCGTCGAGGTCGGCCAGCACCAGGGGCTGGTGCACCATCATGCGGAGCACGGCGTTCGGGAAGTAGCTCTCGAGGCTGCGGCCGTTGACGGTGATCTTGCCGGTGCCGGGGCGGAGGAAGGCGCGGGCGGCCGCGCTCTTGCGGCGACCGGTTCCGTAGTTCTGGGAAATGGCCATGGGTTCCTCGCCTCTACTTCTGGATGGTCAGGATCTGGGGCTGCTGGGCGCTCTGCTCGTGCTCGGGGCCGGCATAGACCTTGAGCTTGCGATACATCGCCCGGCCGAGGGGGCCCTTGGGCAGCATGCCCTTGACGGCGCTCTCGATGATGCGCTCGGGGAAGGTCGCCTTCATCACCTCGGCGCGGACTTCCTTCATGGAGCCGGGCTGGGTGGTGGTGCGGCGGTAGAACTTCTGGACGCCCTTCTTGCCGGTCAGCACGGCCTTCTCGGCGTTGATGACGATCACATGGTCGCCCGTGTCGAGGAACGGGGTCCAGGTCGGCTTGTTCTTGCCGGACAGGACATCCGCGACGGCGGTGCTGAGGCGGCCCACGGGGATCCCGGTGGCATCCACCAGGAACCACTGGCGCTTGAGATCATTGGCTTTCGGGAAGTAAGTGCTCATGGCCTGCTCCGGAATCGCGGTCGCGCTGCGAAGACACCACCCCAGGGGCGGCGAGTTCACAGAAGGGAAAGCTTATCGTTGAGGGCCCGTGGGGTCAAGCCGGGATTTCTAGGCGGGGCACTCCGCCAGACGCCACAGCTCCTGGGCCACGCGCGAGGCGGCCAGGCCGTCCACCAGCACCATGCCGTCGCGGACCTGCTCCTGGCGGTTGTCCTGGCCTTCGGGGCCCAGCCACTGGGCCAGGGCCTCCCGCACGATGGCCAGGTCGGCTTCGGGCCCCACGCCCAGGTCGAAGCAGCCGTTGGCCAGGGCCAGGTCCGCCAGGATGGTGTGCTGTCGTTCGTTCTGGCCCCAGACCGTCGCCGGGATGCCCATGCACAGGGCCTCGGCGAGAGTCACGCCTGCCGAGCACCAGATGGCGTCGAACTCCGGGATCCGGCGGGTGAGGCCGGGCAGGCTCTTGACCACGGTGCAGCCCGGAAAGGGGGTGCCCTGGATGCCGTTGGGGGCCAGCAGGGTGCAAGCGCCCCGCCAGCGGTCCTCCACCGCCAACTGGGCCAGGGTGTCGAAGGCCTTCTGGGCCAGGTTGGGGCCGTCGCTGCCGCCGAAGGTGACCAGCAGCTTGTGGACCGCCAGGGGCTGGAGGGGCACGCGCTTGGGGCGCAGTTCCAGGGCCGCCTTGTCCACCACGATGAAGTTGGAGCCCCGTACCACGCGGCAGGCGCCGGAAGTCGTCTCGTAGGGGCGAACCTTCCGGCCGCCCACCACCTTCACGGGATGATCCGGCCAGCGCACGCCCTCAAGGAAAGGCTGGAAGAGGAGGTCCGCCGTCTCGTGGGCATCGGTGTCGTCCTCCATCACCGCGACCTTCAGGGGGCGGAGGGCCTGCAGGAAGGGGGCGGTGGTATCCCACTGGTCCACCAGCACGGCGGCGGCGCGGGTCTTCCACTCTTCGGGCAGAGGCGCATGGATGGCCTCGCCCAGGTAGATGGCCCCGCAGGGCAGGGGCTGGTCCAGGAAGGGGTGGCGGCCACCGCCCACCCGGCGGGCGCGGTCATCGCCGGAGACGGCGATGCAGGCCTCGCCGCCGAGGGCGCGCCAGGCTTCCTGAAGGGCGAGCGCCCGGGCCACATGGCCCAGCCCAAGGCGCAGATCGGCGTGGACGCGGAGGATCAGCAGGGGGGACATGATCCCGAGAGTCTAGCGGTATGGGCAAGGAATGGGGAGAGGGAAGCCAAAAGGCTTGAGAGATCACCATCCGCCGTGGAAGGCTGGCGGAACCCATCGGAGATGACTATGTCCGCTTCCCCGCTCCCGCATGCTCCAGGTGCAGGCGCCGCCAAAGTCTGCGGCATCCTCGCCATCATCTTCGCCCTCACCTGTGTGGGCATTCCCCTGGCCATCATCCTCGGCATCGTGGCCCTGGTGCAGCAATCCAGGGCCAAGCGCCTGGTCAAGGCGGATCCCCAGGCCTATGCGCCCGTGCCGGCCACGGGCCTGGTGACGGGCATCATCGGTCTGGTGCTGCCGGTGCTGATGCTGCCCTTCATCGGCATCGTGAGCGCCGTCGCCATTCCGAGCTTTCTGTACCAGCGGGAGCAGGCCAGGTCGATGGCCGTCCAGCACCACCTTGACCTCGCGAGGGCCAAGGCCGAAGCCGCCGTCCTGGCCTGGCAGGCCCGGAACCCAGGCCAGCCCGTGCCCCAGGGCACCCTCATCAAGGATCTACTGGGGGACCCGGAGCTGGCAGCCCTGAAGAATCCCTTCGACCCCAAGAGCCCAGCCTTCCTGGGCGGCGAAACCGGCCCCGGCGGCGCGGTGATGATCCATTCTGATCGCGTCGAGGAGGGAG harbors:
- the rpsI gene encoding 30S ribosomal protein S9, translating into MAISQNYGTGRRKSAAARAFLRPGTGKITVNGRSLESYFPNAVLRMMVHQPLVLADLDGKFDMIISVTGGGPAGQASAIRMGISRALLGYNEQLKSLLRGAGLLTRDPRMKERKKPGRAAARRRFQFSKR
- the rplM gene encoding 50S ribosomal protein L13, with translation MSTYFPKANDLKRQWFLVDATGIPVGRLSTAVADVLSGKNKPTWTPFLDTGDHVIVINAEKAVLTGKKGVQKFYRRTTTQPGSMKEVRAEVMKATFPERIIESAVKGMLPKGPLGRAMYRKLKVYAGPEHEQSAQQPQILTIQK
- the rpsB gene encoding 30S ribosomal protein S2, with amino-acid sequence MAAIQMKELLEAGAHFGHQTKRWNPKMKKFIFGARNSIYIIDLQKTLRLWNTAANFLTKAAGEGKNFLFVATKPQAQELIAEQAARCGAFYVNNRWLGGMLTNFSTIKKSLEKFREIEATLADPARTALLSKKELLTLNRTRLKLEASFHGIRDMRSLPEVIFVIDPHREDIAVTEAKKLGIKVVGIVDTNCDPDMVDYVIPANDDAIRSILLFSERVADSILEGRQSFRDKGDSDEMKKMMAEKMEAEG